A single Lycorma delicatula isolate Av1 chromosome 12, ASM4794821v1, whole genome shotgun sequence DNA region contains:
- the LOC142333249 gene encoding RNA-binding protein lark-like isoform X1 encodes MMPFKILKCILKGTAMIVKSVATSCKGPQTATTKLFVGNLSDKTKAPQVTALFAKYGIVVECDILHNYGFVHYIK; translated from the exons ATGATGCCATTCAAAATCTTAAAGTGTATCTTAAAGGGAACTGCTATGATTGTTAAAAGTGTTGCTACTAGTTGTAAGGGACCTCAGACTGCTACTACTAAATTGTTCGTCGGTAATCTATCTGATAAAACTAAAGCACCACAAGTGACAGCTTTGTTTGCTAAATATGGCATTGTGGTTGAATGTGATATATTGCACAACTATGGTTTTGtg CATTATATCAAATGA
- the LOC142333249 gene encoding uncharacterized protein LOC142333249 isoform X3 gives MALWLNVIYCTTMVLCIISNDVNNCVKRLNGCVVNGKRIRVNLSTSRKCHRPAMGDLELQLKKRSSECSG, from the exons ATGGCATTGTGGTTGAATGTGATATATTGCACAACTATGGTTTTGtg CATTATATCAAATGATGTCAACAACTGCGTCAAAAGATTAAATGGGTGTGTTGTAAATGGAAAAAGGATCAGAGTTAACTTGTCAACAAGCAGAAAGTGTCACCGACCTGCTATGGGTGATCTTGAACTTCAG ctaaAAAAACGCAGCAGCGAATGTTCTGGGTGA